From a region of the Flavobacterium branchiarum genome:
- a CDS encoding CsgG/HfaB family protein produces the protein MNQKSLFGVLVVLLFSGCGAYFNQPVGVQKAIYGENTPATSALTNIPKPKEQIVVGVYKFKDQTGQYKAIEQGSTFSTAVTQGATSILIKALEDSKWFIPIERENLGNLLNERNIIRSTRQEYSTKPNEKEAPLTPLLFAGVLLEGGIISYDTNIITGGFGARYFGAGASVRYRQDRVTVYLRLVSTSNGKILNTVYVSKTILSQSVDANLFRYVNLNRLLEVETGFTRNEPIQLAVTEAIEKAVEGLIVDGIKDKLWEVDAPQVQVDNFVAGYESEKSEADLAQLYGRNLTERRGRFGIELGGGATYMQGDYPNPVAKPMGRGAVKFFFTPAFDVSASANVFKLGNKDKLDVGYATLDVNLELSILPHDVFTPFVFGGTGIGFNSKYKNMHTKVQFGGGIEYLVTSNLGIKLYGEYNVNFTDMIDYVDSGVRDDFYWRFGLGVTYYFPKNYHKKKKM, from the coding sequence ATGAATCAAAAATCACTTTTTGGAGTTCTAGTAGTTCTTTTATTCTCAGGCTGTGGTGCTTATTTTAATCAACCAGTTGGAGTGCAAAAAGCTATTTATGGAGAGAATACACCAGCCACCTCGGCATTAACTAATATTCCTAAGCCTAAAGAACAAATTGTTGTTGGGGTTTATAAATTCAAGGATCAAACAGGGCAATATAAAGCCATTGAGCAGGGGAGCACATTTAGCACAGCAGTTACACAAGGAGCTACTTCTATTTTAATAAAAGCGCTTGAGGACTCAAAATGGTTTATTCCAATCGAACGTGAAAACTTGGGGAATTTACTTAATGAAAGAAATATCATTAGGTCTACAAGACAGGAGTATTCTACAAAACCTAATGAAAAAGAAGCCCCATTAACGCCTCTTTTATTTGCTGGTGTTTTGCTAGAAGGAGGTATCATATCCTATGATACAAATATAATAACAGGAGGTTTTGGTGCTCGTTATTTTGGAGCTGGAGCTTCGGTAAGATATAGACAAGATAGAGTTACTGTTTATCTAAGATTAGTTTCTACATCAAATGGTAAAATTTTAAATACCGTTTATGTCTCCAAAACAATTTTATCGCAAAGTGTCGATGCCAATTTATTTCGATATGTAAATCTAAACAGGCTTTTAGAAGTCGAAACAGGTTTTACCCGAAATGAACCCATACAATTGGCAGTAACCGAGGCTATAGAAAAAGCAGTTGAAGGGCTTATAGTGGATGGAATTAAAGATAAACTTTGGGAAGTAGATGCTCCACAAGTTCAAGTGGATAATTTTGTTGCTGGCTATGAAAGTGAAAAAAGCGAAGCCGATTTAGCACAACTTTATGGCAGAAACCTAACAGAGCGAAGAGGGCGCTTCGGGATAGAGCTTGGGGGAGGAGCGACCTATATGCAGGGCGATTATCCTAATCCAGTTGCAAAACCAATGGGAAGAGGTGCTGTTAAATTTTTCTTTACTCCAGCTTTTGATGTTAGTGCTTCTGCAAATGTTTTTAAACTAGGTAATAAAGATAAGTTGGATGTAGGATACGCAACACTAGATGTGAATTTAGAACTATCCATATTACCTCATGATGTATTTACCCCTTTTGTTTTTGGAGGAACAGGAATAGGATTTAATTCCAAGTATAAAAACATGCATACCAAAGTTCAATTTGGTGGAGGAATTGAGTATTTGGTAACAAGTAATCTGGGGATAAAATTGTATGGAGAATACAATGTGAATTTTACAGATATGATAGATTATGTCGATAGCGGGGTCAGGGATGATTTTTATTGGCGTTTTGGTTTAGGAGTGACGTATTACTTCCCAAAGAACTATCATAAGAAAAAGAAAATGTAA
- a CDS encoding T9SS type A sorting domain-containing protein, whose translation MKKKYFYYILLFLFNTTIILGQKVTLTPLVVNGRGYTSGPINLESTSTSSVSLEVKVEFPTATGNNGTINVYYVKATALGSNIPSGGNGGSLFFGGGKVASRQFVISLNWSDFTTSGGYLYAEYKNATNVTYKSNNISITKDGIKPPQVLPNTKNDIQIIPHGGTPLLPEYINFTDIDHQNWAITNYRPYKYITDDTRLYTPGTAELRIETTFKDGRIIYSERIATYVVNFLSQYKGLNVDNKINSNQYLSNEETPNTIIGNQASETHIENMPGTRYSKIVTNLLNNYQWQTRIKYPLTWHILNDQYFYQYGWKDIPGATQINYTPPKTIRGMEYRRLILENPLNESKTRNSSSSNVVSIVPIINNHKENIICCDQTLTTAIRDTADTIVGDYIYASSFNQWQVSEDGLNWEDIFGANSKDFSPFYIPSNNGNRRPYNYNQSKIQYYRRILIDYEYNNYHTSNTVKINFDLTRTNEKPLTILYPNPTTSILNIESIKDNLADAKISIVNATGSIIIPDNVSVINSSLISLNVANLITGTYYLIIEYQDTRRIRNKIQLTFIKK comes from the coding sequence ATGAAAAAGAAATACTTTTATTACATTTTATTATTCTTATTTAATACAACTATTATACTTGGGCAAAAAGTAACCCTTACCCCTCTAGTTGTAAATGGCAGAGGCTACACCTCAGGACCTATAAACCTTGAATCAACCTCTACATCAAGCGTATCATTAGAGGTTAAAGTTGAATTTCCTACTGCCACAGGAAACAATGGAACTATAAATGTATATTATGTTAAAGCTACTGCACTGGGAAGCAATATACCATCTGGTGGTAATGGAGGTTCACTTTTTTTTGGAGGAGGAAAAGTAGCAAGTCGACAATTTGTAATATCTTTAAACTGGAGCGATTTTACTACTTCAGGAGGGTATCTATATGCTGAGTATAAAAACGCAACTAATGTAACTTACAAAAGCAATAACATTAGTATCACAAAAGATGGAATAAAGCCTCCGCAAGTTCTACCAAATACAAAAAATGACATTCAAATAATACCACATGGAGGCACTCCTTTATTACCTGAATATATAAATTTCACAGACATTGACCATCAAAATTGGGCAATTACAAACTACAGACCATATAAATACATAACAGACGACACAAGACTATACACCCCAGGCACTGCGGAATTAAGAATAGAAACAACTTTTAAAGATGGAAGAATAATCTACAGTGAAAGAATCGCAACTTATGTTGTTAATTTTCTTTCTCAGTATAAAGGTTTAAATGTAGATAATAAAATTAACTCAAATCAATATTTAAGTAATGAAGAAACTCCCAATACTATCATAGGAAACCAAGCCTCCGAAACTCATATAGAAAATATGCCAGGCACACGTTACTCTAAAATAGTTACAAATTTATTAAATAATTACCAATGGCAAACTAGAATTAAATACCCACTCACCTGGCATATCTTAAATGACCAGTATTTTTACCAATACGGTTGGAAAGATATTCCTGGAGCTACACAAATAAATTATACCCCTCCAAAAACAATTAGAGGTATGGAATATAGAAGGTTAATCCTTGAAAATCCATTAAATGAATCAAAAACCAGAAACTCTTCCTCAAGTAATGTAGTAAGTATAGTCCCTATTATTAATAATCACAAAGAAAATATAATTTGTTGTGATCAAACATTAACAACAGCAATTAGAGACACAGCAGATACCATTGTTGGCGATTATATTTATGCTTCATCTTTTAATCAGTGGCAAGTTTCAGAAGATGGGTTAAACTGGGAAGATATTTTTGGAGCAAATAGTAAAGATTTTTCACCTTTTTATATCCCATCAAACAATGGGAATCGGAGACCTTATAATTACAATCAATCTAAAATACAATACTACAGACGCATTCTAATTGATTACGAGTATAATAATTACCATACGAGTAATACCGTCAAAATAAATTTCGATCTAACGCGTACGAATGAAAAACCTCTAACAATATTATACCCAAATCCAACAACATCAATTTTAAATATTGAAAGTATTAAAGATAATTTAGCAGATGCTAAAATAAGTATAGTAAATGCTACAGGCAGTATAATTATACCTGATAATGTTTCTGTAATCAATTCAAGTTTAATTTCTCTAAATGTTGCAAATTTAATTACTGGAACATACTACTTAATCATTGAATACCAAGACACAAGAAGAATTCGTAATAAAATACAATTAACTTTTATAAAAAAGTAA
- a CDS encoding curli assembly protein CsgF, producing the protein MKTITLLFCLLGICFTSVAQDLAYKPINPAFGGDTFNYNWLLSSAQAQNDYKEDKATGFEQKSDLQRFKENLNNQLLNKLSNSLFEDQFGTGTGTGFGTGNGTGGSIKPGSYVFGTLSVDVYPSNLGLVVDILDIETGEQTQVIVPGN; encoded by the coding sequence ATGAAGACAATAACTTTACTATTTTGTTTACTAGGAATATGTTTTACTTCGGTTGCGCAAGATCTAGCATACAAACCTATCAACCCAGCTTTTGGGGGAGATACCTTTAACTACAATTGGTTGCTTAGTTCGGCGCAAGCACAAAATGACTACAAAGAAGATAAGGCTACCGGATTCGAGCAAAAATCAGATCTACAACGTTTCAAAGAAAATCTAAACAATCAGTTGCTTAACAAACTGTCAAATTCTTTATTTGAAGATCAGTTTGGTACAGGAACTGGGACAGGTTTTGGCACTGGTAACGGTACAGGAGGAAGTATTAAACCAGGATCTTATGTTTTTGGAACCTTGTCTGTAGATGTTTACCCGTCTAATTTAGGACTTGTTGTAGATATCTTGGATATAGAAACAGGAGAGCAAACTCAGGTAATTGTTCCTGGTAATTAA
- a CDS encoding glutamine synthetase beta-grasp domain-containing protein has translation MAKIKLEYVWLDGYEPTQNLRSKTKVEEHENFKGTLEELGNWSFDGSSTKQAQGGSSDCLLVPVAIYPDPTRINGYLVMSEVMYADGTPHPSNGRATIDDDNDDFWFGFEQEYFIMDTKTLLPLGFPVGGYPAPQGMYYCSVGGKNTHGRKLVEEHADLCIAAGLNFEGINQEVACGQWEFQLFAKGAKKAGDEIWIARYLLDRLTEKYGYYIEYHPKPLGDTDWNGSGMHANFSNEILRTCGDQATYEKICEAFRPVTAEHIAVYGAYNDLRLTGKHETASIHDFSFGISDRGASIRIPLITVQKGWKGWLEDRRPASNGDPYKIAARIIKTVKSAL, from the coding sequence ATGGCTAAAATAAAGTTAGAGTATGTTTGGTTAGATGGATATGAGCCAACTCAGAATCTTAGAAGCAAAACTAAAGTTGAAGAACACGAAAATTTCAAAGGAACATTAGAAGAACTTGGTAATTGGTCATTTGACGGATCATCGACTAAACAAGCTCAAGGCGGCTCTTCGGACTGTTTATTAGTTCCTGTTGCAATTTATCCTGATCCAACACGTATCAATGGATACTTAGTTATGTCTGAGGTTATGTATGCTGATGGAACACCTCACCCTTCTAACGGTAGAGCTACTATTGATGATGACAATGATGATTTCTGGTTTGGTTTCGAACAAGAATACTTTATCATGGACACTAAAACTTTATTGCCATTAGGTTTCCCTGTTGGAGGTTATCCTGCTCCACAAGGTATGTACTACTGCTCTGTAGGTGGAAAAAACACTCACGGTAGAAAATTAGTCGAAGAACATGCTGATTTATGTATCGCTGCAGGTCTTAACTTTGAAGGAATCAACCAAGAGGTTGCTTGCGGACAATGGGAATTTCAATTATTTGCTAAAGGTGCAAAAAAAGCAGGTGACGAAATCTGGATTGCTAGATACTTACTTGATCGCTTGACTGAAAAATACGGTTATTATATCGAGTACCACCCTAAACCACTTGGTGATACAGACTGGAATGGTTCTGGAATGCATGCAAATTTCTCTAACGAAATTTTAAGAACGTGTGGAGACCAAGCTACTTACGAAAAAATCTGTGAGGCTTTCCGCCCTGTTACCGCTGAACACATTGCTGTTTATGGTGCATATAACGATTTACGTTTAACTGGTAAACACGAAACTGCTTCTATTCATGATTTCTCTTTCGGTATCTCTGATAGAGGAGCTTCAATAAGAATCCCATTAATTACAGTACAAAAAGGTTGGAAAGGTTGGCTAGAAGACAGAAGACCAGCATCTAACGGTGACCCATATAAAATCGCTGCAAGAATTATCAAAACTGTTAAATCAGCTTTGTAA
- a CDS encoding CsgE family curli-type amyloid fiber assembly protein yields the protein MKQYILNIILIVMMVFLMQNTFAQVVYTEVKAKIEIEKIENLLAITGTVENLKAEFKNISYKLSVLKVDKSNSNKSNNAQDGRVTLEPIQKINLSKTQVNFTQDDEIIILLLIYDDNNAVIGKDKVVFGGKDESRIAIPTPTDGLEMIGIVSNDTKTKLGNDFYDYFYSEYSKLKIKSHKIVTVREELTFGRTTRIMIDVDGEIIDEFISRPDEEFLKYMAESSSAKLFKYFKSIERQNKFITQY from the coding sequence ATGAAGCAATATATTTTAAATATTATTTTAATTGTAATGATGGTGTTCTTAATGCAAAATACATTTGCGCAAGTGGTTTATACAGAGGTTAAAGCAAAAATTGAAATTGAAAAAATAGAAAATTTACTAGCTATTACTGGAACTGTTGAAAATTTAAAAGCAGAGTTTAAAAACATTTCGTATAAACTGTCGGTTTTAAAAGTAGATAAATCAAATTCTAATAAATCCAACAATGCACAAGATGGTAGAGTTACATTAGAACCAATTCAAAAAATAAATCTTTCAAAAACGCAGGTAAATTTTACCCAAGATGATGAAATAATAATCCTGTTATTGATTTATGATGATAATAATGCTGTAATAGGAAAAGATAAAGTAGTTTTTGGTGGAAAGGACGAATCAAGAATAGCCATTCCAACACCTACAGACGGATTAGAAATGATTGGTATTGTTTCAAACGATACCAAGACTAAGTTGGGCAATGATTTTTACGATTATTTTTATTCAGAATATTCGAAATTAAAAATCAAATCACATAAAATCGTTACGGTTCGAGAAGAATTAACCTTCGGAAGAACAACTAGAATAATGATTGATGTTGATGGAGAAATAATAGATGAATTTATTTCAAGACCAGACGAAGAATTTTTAAAATACATGGCTGAATCATCTTCGGCTAAACTTTTTAAGTATTTTAAAAGTATCGAACGACAAAATAAGTTTATCACACAGTATTAA
- a CDS encoding glutamine synthetase III family protein → MSTIRFQALKEASTRKPVQFEETDRKSTIFGSNVFNDKAMKQYLTSDAFKGVQGAVQHGTKIDRKLADYIAMGMKEWALAKGVTHYTHWFQPLTGTTAEKHDAFFETSYDGTDSFEKFGGAQLVQQEPDASSFPNGGIRNTFEARGYTAWDPTSPAFIFGTTLCIPTVFISYTGEALDNKIPLLRALSAIDDAATDVCKYFDKNVKKVTATLGWEQEYFLIDKSLAESRPDLMMTGRTLLGHTSAKGQQLDDHYFGSIPTRALVYMRDLEQECMLLGIPVKTRHNEVAPNQFELAPIFEETNLAVDHNCLLMDVMQKVAERHHFKVLFHEKPFKGVNGSGKHNNWSLATDTGVNLLSPSKTPMSNLQFLTFFINTIKAVNDYEELLRAAIATASNDHRLGANEAPPAIISVFIGEQLTKVLAELEGVTTGKLSPEEKTDLKLNVVGKIPDVLLDNTDRNRTSPFAFTGNKFEFRAVGSTANCANSMTTLNAIVAKQLKDFKIEVDALIELKDMKKDDAIFNVLREYIKVSKKILFEGDGYSEAWEIEAAKRGLSNHKTTPQALKARASKQALDLFSELGIMNHVEVEARYEIELEEYTKKIQIEGRVLGDISKNHVIPTAIRYQNTLIENVKGLKEIFGDDFLTIAKEQIVLIKQISGHIEGINSKVEAMTNERKKANHLTDAQEMAEAYCNNVKPYFEDIRNHCDKLELLVDNEIWTLTKYRELLFTK, encoded by the coding sequence ATGTCAACAATACGTTTCCAAGCTTTAAAAGAAGCCTCAACAAGAAAGCCTGTTCAGTTTGAAGAAACCGACAGAAAATCAACCATTTTTGGTTCTAATGTATTTAACGATAAAGCAATGAAGCAGTATTTGACTTCGGATGCATTTAAAGGAGTACAGGGAGCGGTTCAGCATGGAACTAAGATAGACAGAAAATTGGCAGATTATATCGCAATGGGTATGAAAGAGTGGGCTCTTGCAAAAGGAGTTACTCATTATACACACTGGTTTCAGCCATTAACAGGTACGACAGCAGAAAAGCACGATGCCTTTTTTGAAACGTCGTATGATGGAACGGATTCATTTGAGAAATTTGGAGGAGCGCAATTGGTACAACAAGAGCCAGATGCTTCAAGTTTTCCGAATGGAGGAATAAGAAATACATTTGAAGCAAGAGGATATACAGCTTGGGATCCAACATCGCCAGCATTTATTTTTGGAACTACTTTATGTATTCCTACTGTTTTTATTTCATATACAGGAGAAGCATTAGATAATAAGATTCCATTATTAAGAGCACTTTCTGCTATAGATGATGCTGCAACAGATGTTTGTAAATATTTTGATAAGAATGTAAAGAAAGTTACTGCAACTCTTGGATGGGAGCAAGAATATTTTCTTATAGATAAGTCTCTTGCTGAATCTCGTCCTGATCTTATGATGACAGGAAGAACGTTATTAGGACATACATCTGCAAAAGGACAACAATTAGATGACCATTATTTTGGTTCTATTCCAACTCGTGCATTAGTTTATATGAGAGATTTGGAACAAGAATGTATGTTGTTGGGAATACCAGTAAAAACACGTCATAATGAGGTAGCACCAAATCAGTTTGAGTTAGCACCAATTTTTGAAGAGACAAATCTAGCTGTAGATCATAACTGTTTATTGATGGATGTAATGCAAAAAGTGGCCGAACGTCATCACTTTAAAGTATTATTTCATGAAAAACCTTTTAAAGGAGTTAATGGTTCAGGTAAACACAACAACTGGTCGTTGGCAACAGATACTGGGGTTAACTTATTAAGTCCAAGTAAAACTCCGATGAGTAATTTACAGTTTTTAACGTTCTTTATCAATACGATTAAAGCAGTTAATGATTATGAAGAATTACTAAGAGCTGCAATTGCTACAGCAAGTAATGACCACCGTTTAGGGGCTAATGAAGCGCCACCTGCAATTATCTCTGTATTTATTGGAGAGCAATTAACAAAGGTATTAGCAGAATTAGAAGGGGTAACAACTGGGAAATTATCACCAGAAGAAAAAACGGATTTAAAATTAAATGTAGTAGGTAAAATTCCAGATGTACTTTTGGATAATACCGATAGAAACAGAACTTCGCCATTTGCATTTACTGGAAATAAATTTGAATTTAGAGCAGTTGGTTCAACAGCAAACTGTGCTAATTCAATGACTACCCTAAATGCGATTGTTGCAAAACAATTAAAAGACTTTAAAATTGAAGTTGATGCTTTGATTGAGTTAAAGGACATGAAGAAAGACGATGCGATCTTTAATGTGTTAAGAGAGTATATTAAGGTATCTAAAAAAATCCTTTTTGAAGGAGATGGATACAGCGAAGCATGGGAAATTGAAGCTGCTAAAAGAGGATTGAGTAATCATAAAACAACTCCACAGGCATTAAAAGCAAGAGCATCTAAGCAAGCATTGGATTTATTCTCAGAATTGGGAATTATGAATCACGTTGAGGTAGAAGCGCGTTATGAAATAGAATTAGAGGAGTACACTAAGAAGATTCAAATAGAAGGAAGAGTTTTAGGAGATATTTCTAAAAACCATGTTATTCCTACTGCTATTCGCTACCAAAATACATTGATAGAGAATGTAAAAGGATTGAAAGAAATTTTTGGAGATGATTTCCTTACTATTGCTAAAGAGCAAATTGTATTGATAAAACAAATTTCTGGACATATAGAAGGAATCAATTCTAAAGTAGAAGCGATGACTAACGAAAGAAAAAAAGCAAATCATCTTACAGATGCGCAAGAAATGGCCGAGGCTTATTGTAATAATGTAAAACCTTATTTTGAGGATATTAGAAATCATTGTGATAAACTAGAGTTACTTGTAGATAACGAAATTTGGACATTGACTAAATATAGAGAGTTATTGTTTACGAAATAA
- a CDS encoding alpha/beta hydrolase, with the protein MKNIKIILITAFLCSSLLTYGAKVDTLQIASVAMGKTYKAAVVLPNSYSKSKASFPVLYLLHGAYGHFGDWLKSTPDKKLVQNLSDQYNLIIVMPEGEKFSFYLDSPVNKESQFETFITKEVIEKIDKTYRTISDRKGRVISGLSMGGHGALSLSAKHPDLFCAAGSMSGAVDMGGMLNRDSAAEVVKLMQPVFGDKSNDVELYKQNAVLGMVDKIKANKLALIIDCGVDDFLIEPNRELHRRLLYNKVAHDYTERPGAHTWEYWENALPYHVLYFNKVLTKNGVVVN; encoded by the coding sequence ATGAAAAACATTAAAATTATATTGATAACTGCTTTTTTATGCAGTTCGCTTTTGACTTATGGAGCCAAAGTAGATACGTTGCAAATAGCGAGCGTAGCAATGGGGAAGACATACAAAGCGGCCGTAGTATTGCCAAATTCGTATTCCAAAAGCAAAGCTTCGTTTCCGGTATTGTATTTATTACATGGTGCTTATGGGCATTTTGGGGATTGGTTAAAAAGTACACCAGATAAAAAATTAGTGCAAAATCTATCCGATCAATACAATTTGATTATTGTAATGCCAGAAGGAGAGAAATTTAGTTTTTACTTGGATAGCCCAGTAAACAAAGAAAGTCAGTTTGAAACGTTTATAACCAAAGAAGTAATTGAGAAGATAGACAAAACCTACCGAACGATTAGCGATAGAAAAGGAAGAGTAATTTCTGGGCTTTCTATGGGAGGACACGGAGCATTGTCATTATCGGCGAAGCATCCAGATTTATTTTGTGCTGCCGGAAGTATGAGTGGCGCAGTAGATATGGGAGGAATGTTAAATCGAGATTCGGCTGCTGAGGTTGTAAAGCTAATGCAACCCGTTTTTGGAGATAAAAGCAATGATGTAGAGCTGTACAAACAAAATGCAGTTTTAGGAATGGTAGATAAAATAAAAGCCAATAAGCTAGCTTTAATAATAGATTGTGGCGTAGATGATTTCTTAATCGAGCCGAATCGTGAATTGCACCGAAGATTGTTATACAATAAAGTAGCTCATGACTACACCGAAAGACCAGGGGCGCACACATGGGAATATTGGGAAAATGCATTGCCGTATCATGTATTGTATTTTAACAAAGTCTTGACTAAAAACGGAGTTGTAGTAAATTAA
- a CDS encoding TerC family protein, whose product MTVWILFLIGIIGILALDLGVFNKTPHIISTKEASKWTLIWVSVSFIFSGVIYWLYTTNYIGNPDGLKPSAAAIKFITGYLIELSLSIDNIFVIAIIFSSFKIPQKYQHRVLFWGIIGAVVFRGIMIFFGVMLINKFTWTTYLFGGFLLFTAMKMLFSGNEEDFHPKDSFAYKTLSKIVPITSETDNGNFFIRTAKGKAATPLFVALIIIEVMDVLFAVDSVPAILAITSDPFLVFSSNIFAILGLRSMYFFLANMLAKFRHLEYSLIAILTFVGVKMLLHDYIEIPEWGSLAFIGLSLIIGIMASLQSGTKTEKVSEPED is encoded by the coding sequence ATGACAGTCTGGATTCTATTTTTAATAGGTATAATAGGTATACTCGCTCTAGATCTCGGAGTATTTAATAAAACACCACATATTATAAGTACCAAAGAAGCCAGTAAATGGACACTTATCTGGGTAAGCGTTTCCTTTATATTCTCTGGAGTAATTTATTGGTTGTACACCACCAACTATATCGGAAATCCGGACGGATTAAAACCTTCCGCTGCAGCAATAAAATTCATCACAGGGTATTTAATCGAACTATCATTAAGTATTGATAATATATTTGTAATAGCTATCATTTTCTCCTCATTTAAGATTCCACAAAAATACCAACACCGCGTATTGTTTTGGGGAATCATAGGCGCAGTTGTATTTAGAGGTATTATGATATTCTTTGGCGTAATGCTAATCAATAAATTTACTTGGACAACTTATCTATTTGGAGGTTTCTTATTGTTTACTGCAATGAAAATGCTATTCTCAGGAAATGAAGAGGATTTTCATCCAAAGGACTCTTTTGCCTATAAAACATTAAGTAAAATAGTACCTATCACTTCTGAAACTGATAATGGAAATTTTTTCATCAGAACAGCCAAAGGAAAAGCAGCAACTCCCCTATTCGTTGCGTTAATCATAATTGAAGTAATGGATGTGTTATTTGCTGTTGATAGCGTCCCTGCCATACTTGCAATTACCTCTGATCCGTTCTTAGTATTCAGTTCAAATATTTTTGCAATTCTTGGATTGCGTTCCATGTATTTTTTCCTTGCCAACATGTTGGCAAAATTCAGACACTTAGAATATAGCTTAATTGCAATTTTAACTTTTGTAGGTGTTAAAATGTTACTTCACGATTATATCGAAATACCCGAATGGGGCTCACTTGCTTTTATCGGTCTCTCATTGATTATTGGAATTATGGCTTCTTTGCAATCGGGTACAAAAACAGAAAAAGTTTCCGAACCTGAAGATTGA